Proteins encoded by one window of Bacteroidales bacterium:
- a CDS encoding DNA mismatch repair protein MutS, translated as MADIVILFEMMIYPDNFEQKTGLDTVRRFITEKCLCPLGEEQVAQMSFSTDYATIAEWLEQTSEFSQIIYNKEEFPADFFLDVRDAVRRIEKDVTSWFSEEEISDMMNSLQTISNISTFLHHAKTDTGKTRYPALVSMADRIKSFPSIIEKANSILDKSCQVKDNASHRLADIRRDKLEATKAVTRNMQTAVRDAQKAGFIGRDTQLSMRDGRMMIPVGAANKRKIKGTVHEGSGSGKTVYIEPEAVVEANNRLQELEADERREVIKILVGFTDLVRPHIADIMRSYHFMGEIDFIRAKASFAVRINGIKPVFEDKQQIEWIQAVHPLLNIQLRQQNKQAYPLDISLNEIDRLLIVSGANAGGKSLCLKTVALLQYMLQCGLLIPVHENSRSGIFEHIFVDIGDGQSIENSLS; from the coding sequence ATGGCTGATATCGTAATATTATTTGAGATGATGATTTACCCGGATAATTTTGAACAAAAAACAGGACTCGACACGGTACGCCGGTTCATTACAGAAAAATGTTTATGTCCGCTCGGAGAAGAACAAGTCGCCCAAATGAGCTTCTCAACGGATTATGCCACCATTGCAGAGTGGCTGGAACAAACAAGCGAGTTTTCGCAGATCATATACAACAAAGAGGAATTTCCTGCTGATTTCTTCCTGGACGTCCGTGATGCTGTACGGCGAATAGAAAAAGACGTTACAAGCTGGTTTTCAGAAGAGGAGATTTCAGATATGATGAATTCCCTTCAGACAATCAGTAATATATCCACCTTCCTGCATCATGCGAAAACCGATACGGGAAAAACCCGGTATCCTGCACTCGTTTCCATGGCGGATAGAATAAAATCCTTTCCTTCGATCATTGAAAAGGCCAATTCCATACTGGATAAATCCTGCCAGGTGAAAGACAACGCTTCGCACCGGCTCGCGGATATCCGCAGGGATAAACTGGAAGCAACCAAAGCTGTTACACGCAATATGCAAACAGCAGTGCGCGATGCACAAAAAGCGGGATTTATCGGAAGGGATACCCAGCTGAGTATGCGCGACGGGCGGATGATGATCCCTGTCGGTGCCGCCAATAAACGGAAGATCAAAGGAACAGTTCACGAAGGTTCCGGCAGCGGCAAGACCGTTTATATCGAACCCGAAGCAGTTGTGGAGGCAAATAACCGTCTTCAGGAACTGGAAGCCGACGAACGCCGTGAGGTGATAAAGATACTGGTCGGATTTACAGACCTTGTCCGTCCGCATATAGCAGATATCATGCGCTCATATCATTTTATGGGCGAAATCGACTTTATTCGTGCCAAGGCATCATTTGCGGTGCGTATCAATGGTATCAAACCGGTATTTGAAGATAAACAACAGATTGAATGGATACAGGCGGTACATCCGCTGCTGAATATCCAGTTGCGGCAGCAGAACAAACAGGCATATCCTCTGGATATCAGCCTTAATGAAATAGACAGGTTGCTGATCGTTTCGGGGGCGAATGCCGGAGGAAAATCACTTTGCCTGAAAACAGTGGCATTGCTGCAATATATGTTGCAGTGCGGACTTCTGATACCTGTACATGAAAATTCCAGATCTGGCATATTCGAACATATTTTTGTAGATATAGGCGATGGGCAAAGTATAGAAAACAGCCTTAGTA
- a CDS encoding TetR/AcrR family transcriptional regulator has protein sequence MRVLKDDIYQAILKSARNEFIRKGFKDTSMRDIAKNAHVSLSNIYNYFKNKDEIFLAIVKPAKDNIFRFVEQQHTEENIDFNKMSTFHYQEETTEVYIQLLMKYKDELRLLLYHSEGSSMKNFRETFTEYLTQVSLKHMDIIKKHYPKVRHISPFFIHALCAFMVSTVGEIVIHNLSRQKIREFFGEYFKFEIAGWRELTGL, from the coding sequence ATGAGGGTACTAAAAGATGATATATATCAGGCTATCCTGAAATCTGCCCGAAATGAGTTTATCAGGAAGGGGTTTAAAGATACATCCATGCGTGATATTGCTAAAAATGCACACGTCAGTTTAAGCAATATCTATAATTATTTTAAAAATAAAGACGAGATATTCCTGGCTATTGTAAAACCAGCCAAAGACAATATTTTTAGATTCGTTGAACAACAGCATACCGAAGAAAATATAGATTTCAATAAAATGTCCACATTTCATTATCAGGAAGAAACCACCGAAGTATACATACAGCTGTTGATGAAATATAAAGACGAACTCCGTCTTTTACTTTACCATTCGGAAGGTTCATCCATGAAAAATTTCAGGGAAACATTTACCGAATATTTAACCCAAGTATCACTTAAACATATGGATATCATAAAGAAACACTATCCGAAAGTCAGGCATATTTCTCCTTTCTTTATTCATGCCTTATGCGCATTCATGGTAAGCACAGTTGGGGAAATCGTTATCCACAATTTAAGCCGGCAAAAGATCCGGGAGTTTTTCGGGGAATATTTCAAATTTGAGATAGCAGGATGGCGCGAATTAACAGGATTATAA
- a CDS encoding ABC transporter ATP-binding protein/permease, which produces MNTLKKLRQYAGKRKLLFPLSMLLSAISALAGMLPFVLIWFIVKELFNTEDISSSGNITTYAWWAAGSAIVSLLLYFAALMCSHLAAFRVESNLRYEAMQKIVRMPLGFFDKNTSGRIRKIIDDNAGVTHSFLAHQLPDLAATILIPLVAAVLIFVYDWRLGLACLIPVIASILIMSITMGAKEQKFMKSYMTSLEEMNTEAVEYVRGIPVVKVFQQTIFSFKNFHKSIMNYNKMVYNYTRMWEKPMSAYTVIVNSFVYVLAPISILLIGNTGDYAPVLLNFFLFVLITPVFSQSIMRSMYLDQALGQAKEAIVRLEKLTDFDLFPESENPIQLKQFDIRFDKVSFSYPETTQKAIDDISFFIPQGKTVALVGASGSGKTTIARLVPRFWEVNEGQVMIGGINVKDIYLKELMKHVSFVFQNTKLFKTTLLENIKYGNPDATPAEVEQAVEMAQCREIIDKQPLGLNTKIGTEGTYLSGGEQQRIVLARAILKNAPIVVLDEATAFADPENEHLIHQALGRLTKGKTVLMIAHRLTSIIDADNILVIDKGKIAEQGTHKELLHQQGIYYNMWNEYQQSVRWTIGKEVNHA; this is translated from the coding sequence ATGAATACATTAAAAAAGCTCAGGCAATATGCTGGTAAACGGAAATTACTTTTTCCGTTGTCGATGCTATTGTCTGCCATTAGTGCATTGGCAGGTATGCTGCCATTCGTCCTGATTTGGTTTATCGTAAAAGAATTGTTCAACACGGAAGATATATCTTCGTCCGGTAATATTACAACCTATGCCTGGTGGGCGGCCGGTTCGGCCATTGTTAGCCTTCTCCTTTACTTTGCGGCACTGATGTGTTCACACCTCGCTGCTTTCAGGGTAGAATCCAATTTACGGTATGAAGCCATGCAAAAAATCGTGCGGATGCCTCTTGGTTTTTTCGATAAAAACACCAGTGGGCGCATCCGTAAGATTATTGATGACAATGCCGGTGTCACCCATAGTTTTCTGGCACATCAATTACCTGATCTGGCGGCAACCATACTGATCCCTCTTGTGGCTGCAGTACTTATTTTTGTTTACGACTGGCGGCTCGGCCTTGCATGCCTCATTCCTGTCATAGCATCCATACTGATCATGAGTATAACAATGGGTGCAAAAGAACAGAAATTTATGAAAAGCTATATGACTTCACTTGAGGAGATGAATACTGAGGCTGTGGAGTATGTAAGAGGAATTCCTGTGGTAAAAGTATTCCAGCAAACAATTTTCTCATTCAAAAACTTCCACAAAAGCATCATGAATTACAATAAAATGGTATATAACTACACAAGAATGTGGGAAAAACCGATGTCGGCCTATACGGTTATCGTCAATTCTTTTGTATATGTGCTGGCACCTATATCTATATTGTTGATCGGAAATACAGGAGACTATGCACCTGTTTTACTTAATTTCTTCCTGTTTGTCCTTATCACTCCTGTCTTTTCACAGAGTATCATGAGGAGCATGTATCTGGATCAGGCATTAGGACAGGCAAAAGAAGCTATCGTAAGGCTAGAAAAGCTCACCGATTTTGACCTTTTTCCTGAATCAGAAAATCCGATACAACTGAAACAATTTGATATTCGCTTTGATAAGGTATCTTTCAGTTATCCAGAAACAACACAAAAAGCAATAGACGATATCAGTTTTTTTATTCCTCAGGGAAAAACCGTGGCACTGGTCGGGGCTTCGGGAAGCGGAAAAACTACCATCGCCAGGCTTGTTCCCCGTTTTTGGGAAGTGAACGAAGGGCAGGTGATGATAGGAGGTATCAATGTGAAGGATATATATCTTAAAGAGTTGATGAAACATGTTTCTTTTGTTTTCCAGAATACCAAGTTATTTAAAACCACCCTGCTCGAAAATATTAAATACGGTAATCCCGATGCAACGCCGGCAGAAGTGGAACAGGCAGTGGAAATGGCGCAATGCCGTGAGATTATCGACAAGCAACCCTTAGGGTTGAATACCAAAATCGGAACAGAAGGAACTTATCTCTCAGGAGGAGAGCAGCAACGTATAGTACTGGCGCGGGCTATCCTGAAGAATGCGCCTATTGTGGTACTGGATGAGGCCACTGCCTTTGCGGATCCGGAAAATGAACATCTGATACATCAGGCATTAGGCAGATTAACAAAAGGGAAAACCGTACTGATGATTGCCCACCGCCTGACGAGTATTATCGATGCAGACAATATCCTTGTTATCGATAAGGGCAAAATTGCAGAACAGGGTACACACAAAGAATTGCTTCACCAACAAGGAATTTATTACAATATGTGGAACGAGTACCAGCAGTCTGTTCGCTGGACAATAGGAAAGGAGGTCAATCATGCTTAA
- a CDS encoding ABC transporter ATP-binding protein/permease: MLKTIQNRFALSAKGAKDFCKGTLFTALLDIALMLPAVFAFLFLDDYLRPVFDPSTSVTHGVRYYLLLGIVFMLVMYIIAVVQYRSTYTTVYDESANRRISLAEKLRKLPLAFFGEKNLSDLTTTIMQDCTDLEHEFSHSVPQLFASVISIILIALGMLFYNWQLTLALFWVVPVALVIILLSKKRMSRDFSGNYQDKRHVTEQIQEGLETIQEIKSYNQEEDYLKRLKQKIKQYEKTQTKGELLTGIFVNGAQSILKLGLASVIIAGATLLASGSVDLFTYLIFMVIGSRVYVPVGEVMSNIAVLVYLDVRIKRMREMEALPIQQGKTDFSPDDYHIAFNHVDFSYESGKQVLKDVSFVARQGEITALVGPSGSGKSTAAKLAARFWDIQSGKILLGGQDISQIDPETLLENYAVVFQNVVLFNATIMDNIRIGKRGATDDEVMLAARMAQCDEFVHKMPQGYQTIIGENGETLSGGERQRVSIARALLKDAPIVLLDEATASLDVENETKIQAGISELVRNKTVLIIAHRMRTVANADKIVVLDNGSVAEAGTPEELKKRNGLFARMIERQVIKTGA; encoded by the coding sequence ATGCTTAAAACAATTCAAAACCGGTTTGCACTCTCGGCTAAGGGTGCTAAAGATTTCTGTAAAGGAACGTTATTTACTGCACTGCTCGATATAGCACTGATGCTACCGGCAGTTTTCGCGTTCCTTTTCCTCGATGATTATCTTCGTCCTGTCTTCGATCCTTCGACATCTGTAACGCACGGTGTTAGATATTATCTATTACTTGGCATTGTGTTCATGCTCGTTATGTATATCATTGCCGTTGTGCAATATCGCAGCACATATACCACCGTATATGATGAAAGCGCCAACCGCAGGATTTCGCTTGCCGAGAAGCTGCGTAAGCTGCCTTTAGCCTTTTTCGGAGAGAAGAATCTATCCGACCTCACTACTACCATTATGCAGGATTGTACTGATCTGGAGCATGAATTTTCACACTCAGTACCCCAACTTTTTGCCTCCGTGATAAGTATTATTTTAATTGCCTTAGGTATGCTTTTTTATAACTGGCAATTAACACTGGCCCTCTTTTGGGTGGTTCCTGTTGCATTGGTCATTATTCTCCTGTCAAAGAAAAGAATGAGCCGGGATTTCAGTGGCAATTACCAGGACAAGCGTCATGTAACCGAACAGATACAGGAAGGACTTGAAACAATTCAGGAGATCAAATCATACAACCAGGAAGAGGACTACCTTAAAAGGTTAAAACAAAAGATCAAACAATACGAAAAGACACAAACAAAGGGAGAATTATTGACAGGCATATTTGTAAATGGAGCACAAAGTATCCTCAAATTGGGTTTGGCCAGCGTTATTATTGCCGGAGCTACATTACTGGCTTCCGGAAGTGTCGATTTATTCACTTACCTGATATTCATGGTCATCGGATCGCGTGTCTATGTCCCTGTAGGTGAAGTAATGAGCAATATCGCCGTGCTTGTTTATCTCGATGTCCGCATCAAACGGATGAGAGAAATGGAAGCACTTCCAATCCAGCAAGGGAAAACCGACTTTTCACCTGATGATTATCATATAGCATTCAATCATGTAGATTTTTCTTACGAATCAGGAAAACAGGTTTTAAAAGACGTATCGTTCGTCGCCAGGCAAGGTGAGATCACCGCTTTGGTAGGACCTTCAGGAAGCGGGAAAAGTACTGCCGCAAAACTGGCTGCACGTTTCTGGGATATCCAATCGGGAAAAATCCTACTCGGAGGACAGGATATCAGCCAGATTGATCCCGAGACCCTGCTTGAAAACTACGCTGTTGTTTTTCAGAATGTAGTCCTTTTTAATGCTACCATTATGGACAATATCCGTATTGGGAAACGCGGTGCAACAGATGATGAGGTAATGCTTGCCGCCCGGATGGCCCAATGCGATGAGTTTGTACATAAAATGCCTCAAGGCTACCAGACCATTATCGGAGAAAACGGAGAAACACTTTCAGGAGGTGAGCGCCAACGTGTTTCCATTGCCCGCGCATTACTAAAAGATGCCCCCATAGTTCTACTGGATGAAGCCACTGCTTCTCTCGACGTAGAAAACGAGACCAAAATACAGGCCGGTATCTCCGAATTAGTCCGAAATAAAACTGTACTGATCATTGCTCATCGCATGAGAACGGTGGCCAATGCAGATAAGATTGTCGTACTGGATAATGGAAGCGTTGCTGAAGCCGGTACCCCGGAAGAGCTGAAAAAAAGAAACGGTTTATTTGCCCGGATGATTGAAAGGCAGGTGATAAAAACAGGCGCATAA